A part of Neodiprion pinetum isolate iyNeoPine1 chromosome 4, iyNeoPine1.2, whole genome shotgun sequence genomic DNA contains:
- the cib gene encoding thymosin beta isoform X3 has protein sequence MSDPVSPSLKDLPKVALDLKSELEGFNHGCMKKAATAEKNVLPSAEDVRQEKQHCELIHGVENFKTDRLKHIDTVEKIVLPNAQDVAAEKTQQTLIAGIEAFDPAVLKHTETQEKYHLPDKDAIQEEKGKQQLISGIENFDPAKLKHAETLEKNPLPTKEAIDAEKVAA, from the exons ATGTCAGATCCCGTAAGCCCATCCCTGAAGGATCTTCCTAAGGTTGCATTAGACCTTAAAAGCGAACTGGAGGGCTTCAACCATGGCTGTATGAAGAAAGCTGCAACTGCTGAGAAGAATGTTTTGCCTTCAGCTGAAG ACGTGAGGCAGGAGAAACAGCACTGCGAGCTTATCCATGGAGTGGAGAACTTTAAAACAGATCGTTTGAAGCATATCGACACCGTAGAGAAGATTGTTTTGCCTAACGCCCAAG ATGTAGCTGCCGAGAAAACGCAACAGACTTTGATTGCTGGTATTGAAGCATTCGACCCGGCCGTACTAAAGCACACGGAAACCCAGGAGAAATATCACCTTCCGGACAAAGATG CCATACAGGAGGAAAAGGGAAAGCAACAACTTATTTCTGGAATTGAAAACTTTGACCCGGCAAAACTGAAGCATGCAGAAACCCTTGAGAAAAATCCTTTGCCTACCAAAGAAG cgaTCGATGCCGAAAAAGTAGCTGCCTAA
- the cib gene encoding thymosin beta isoform X2, whose protein sequence is MSDPVSPSLKDLPKVALDLKSELEGFNHGCMKKAATAEKNVLPSAEDVAAEKTQQTLIAGIEAFDPAVLKHTETQEKYHLPDKDAVKAEKQHQNLLNGVESFNKAAMRHAETLEKNLLPDPQAIQEEKGKQQLISGIENFDPAKLKHAETLEKNPLPTKEAIDAEKVAA, encoded by the exons ATGTCAGATCCCGTAAGCCCATCCCTGAAGGATCTTCCTAAGGTTGCATTAGACCTTAAAAGCGAACTGGAGGGCTTCAACCATGGCTGTATGAAGAAAGCTGCAACTGCTGAGAAGAATGTTTTGCCTTCAGCTGAAG ATGTAGCTGCCGAGAAAACGCAACAGACTTTGATTGCTGGTATTGAAGCATTCGACCCGGCCGTACTAAAGCACACGGAAACCCAGGAGAAATATCACCTTCCGGACAAAGATG CCGTAAAAGCCGAGAAACAGCATCAGAATTTGCTGAATGGCGTCGAAAGCTTCAACAAAGCAGCTATGCGACATGCTGAGACCCTTGAAAAAAACCTTTTACCCGACCCTCAAG CCATACAGGAGGAAAAGGGAAAGCAACAACTTATTTCTGGAATTGAAAACTTTGACCCGGCAAAACTGAAGCATGCAGAAACCCTTGAGAAAAATCCTTTGCCTACCAAAGAAG cgaTCGATGCCGAAAAAGTAGCTGCCTAA
- the cib gene encoding thymosin beta isoform X1, with product MSDPVSPSLKDLPKVALDLKSELEGFNHGCMKKAATAEKNVLPSAEDVRQEKQHCELIHGVENFKTDRLKHIDTVEKIVLPNAQDVAAEKTQQTLIAGIEAFDPAVLKHTETQEKYHLPDKDAVKAEKQHQNLLNGVESFNKAAMRHAETLEKNLLPDPQAIQEEKGKQQLISGIENFDPAKLKHAETLEKNPLPTKEAIDAEKVAA from the exons ATGTCAGATCCCGTAAGCCCATCCCTGAAGGATCTTCCTAAGGTTGCATTAGACCTTAAAAGCGAACTGGAGGGCTTCAACCATGGCTGTATGAAGAAAGCTGCAACTGCTGAGAAGAATGTTTTGCCTTCAGCTGAAG ACGTGAGGCAGGAGAAACAGCACTGCGAGCTTATCCATGGAGTGGAGAACTTTAAAACAGATCGTTTGAAGCATATCGACACCGTAGAGAAGATTGTTTTGCCTAACGCCCAAG ATGTAGCTGCCGAGAAAACGCAACAGACTTTGATTGCTGGTATTGAAGCATTCGACCCGGCCGTACTAAAGCACACGGAAACCCAGGAGAAATATCACCTTCCGGACAAAGATG CCGTAAAAGCCGAGAAACAGCATCAGAATTTGCTGAATGGCGTCGAAAGCTTCAACAAAGCAGCTATGCGACATGCTGAGACCCTTGAAAAAAACCTTTTACCCGACCCTCAAG CCATACAGGAGGAAAAGGGAAAGCAACAACTTATTTCTGGAATTGAAAACTTTGACCCGGCAAAACTGAAGCATGCAGAAACCCTTGAGAAAAATCCTTTGCCTACCAAAGAAG cgaTCGATGCCGAAAAAGTAGCTGCCTAA
- the cib gene encoding thymosin beta isoform X4 gives MSDPVSPSLKDLPKVALDLKSELEGFNHGCMKKAATAEKNVLPSAEDVAAEKTQQTLIAGIEAFDPAVLKHTETQEKYHLPDKDAIQEEKGKQQLISGIENFDPAKLKHAETLEKNPLPTKEAIDAEKVAA, from the exons ATGTCAGATCCCGTAAGCCCATCCCTGAAGGATCTTCCTAAGGTTGCATTAGACCTTAAAAGCGAACTGGAGGGCTTCAACCATGGCTGTATGAAGAAAGCTGCAACTGCTGAGAAGAATGTTTTGCCTTCAGCTGAAG ATGTAGCTGCCGAGAAAACGCAACAGACTTTGATTGCTGGTATTGAAGCATTCGACCCGGCCGTACTAAAGCACACGGAAACCCAGGAGAAATATCACCTTCCGGACAAAGATG CCATACAGGAGGAAAAGGGAAAGCAACAACTTATTTCTGGAATTGAAAACTTTGACCCGGCAAAACTGAAGCATGCAGAAACCCTTGAGAAAAATCCTTTGCCTACCAAAGAAG cgaTCGATGCCGAAAAAGTAGCTGCCTAA